One Bacillus sp. (in: firmicutes) genomic window carries:
- a CDS encoding sulfite exporter TauE/SafE family protein, with the protein MDWLLMLGVALFLGVRHSLDPDHVVAVSTLVSEERRLWPAAWLGFIWGIGHIIPIAFVGLPLIIFHLEIPLVFESFVDTGVGILLILLGGTTLWKLMKKRVHFDVHSHDETIHAHFHRPGHRHPTLKLERRQWITFGFGLVHGLAGSGAVAVLAMQASPSIEMAISWLLVFGLGTVLGMFAMTLFIAAPALTMVAKRNTIRFRIQGIAGFISLFFGSYMLWEIWSELL; encoded by the coding sequence CCGGATCATGTCGTAGCTGTTTCGACTCTTGTCTCCGAAGAACGAAGACTTTGGCCTGCGGCCTGGCTTGGTTTTATTTGGGGGATAGGTCACATAATTCCAATCGCTTTTGTTGGACTGCCGTTAATAATCTTTCATTTAGAAATTCCTCTGGTGTTTGAAAGCTTTGTTGACACAGGAGTAGGGATTCTTCTTATCTTGCTCGGTGGAACAACGCTTTGGAAATTGATGAAAAAACGTGTCCATTTTGACGTTCATTCGCATGATGAAACGATTCACGCGCATTTTCATCGCCCAGGCCATCGCCACCCGACGCTGAAATTAGAGCGTAGACAATGGATTACTTTCGGCTTCGGCCTTGTGCATGGTCTTGCGGGAAGCGGCGCTGTCGCTGTACTCGCCATGCAAGCTTCACCAAGCATAGAAATGGCGATCTCTTGGCTTTTGGTCTTTGGTTTAGGAACGGTTCTTGGGATGTTTGCAATGACATTATTCATCGCTGCGCCGGCTCTTACGATGGTAGCGAAGAGAAACACGATACGGTTTCGAATTCAGGGAATAGCAGGGTTCATCAGTTTATTTTTCGGTAGTTATATGCTTTGGGAGATTTGGTCTGAACTACTTTAA